A single region of the Streptomyces virginiae genome encodes:
- a CDS encoding vitamin K epoxide reductase family protein: MTTRGADADTARGRTVGGSRALALLLVITGAAGLLAAWVITIDKFKLLEDPTFKPACSLNPIVSCGNIMTSDQASAFGFPNPMLGLVAYGIVICVGMSMLAGASFRPWYWLTFNAGTLFGVVFCTWLMYQSLYNINSLCLWCCLAWVATIFMFWYVTAHNVAEGLLPAPGWLKSFLDEFTWVLPVLHVGIIGMLILTRWWDFWTS, translated from the coding sequence ATGACGACACGAGGCGCGGACGCGGACACCGCCCGGGGCAGGACCGTCGGAGGAAGCCGGGCCCTGGCCCTGCTGCTGGTGATCACCGGAGCCGCGGGTCTGCTCGCCGCCTGGGTGATCACGATCGACAAGTTCAAGCTGCTGGAGGACCCGACCTTCAAGCCGGCCTGCAGCCTGAACCCGATCGTCTCCTGCGGCAACATCATGACGAGCGACCAGGCGTCGGCCTTCGGCTTCCCGAACCCGATGCTCGGACTCGTCGCCTACGGGATCGTGATCTGCGTCGGCATGAGCATGCTCGCCGGGGCCTCGTTCCGCCCCTGGTACTGGCTCACCTTCAACGCCGGTACCCTCTTCGGCGTCGTCTTCTGCACCTGGCTCATGTACCAGTCGCTGTACAACATCAACTCGCTCTGCCTGTGGTGCTGCCTGGCCTGGGTCGCCACCATCTTCATGTTCTGGTACGTCACCGCGCACAACGTCGCCGAAGGCCTGCTGCCCGCCCCGGGCTGGCTCAAGTCCTTCCTCGACGAGTTCACCTGGGTCCTGCCCGTCCTGCACGTCGGGATCATCGGAATGCTGATCCTGACCCGCTGGTGGGACTTCTGGACCTCCTGA